The Nocardioides houyundeii genome includes the window CGCCATGCCTGCTCGCTTCGGGTCGGGGTGCGGGCGCACATCATCACCCGCGGGCCCGGCTCTCGTGCGCAATGTCCGCCTACGGCGGCGCAAACAGGTCAGGTCAGCTCGTTGCGGCGCACGGCGTCGATCACGATCACGGCCAGGTCCGGCTCGCTCGCCCGGTGCTGGCGTGCCAGGCCGAGCACGTCGTCCAGCGCCCGCTCCAGCTCCGCGACCGGCGCCTCGCTGCCCAGACCCCGGGTGCGCTCGATCACCGCGCCGGCCAGGGCGGGCGAGATCTCGTCGTGCAGGTAGGCCAGGTCGGTCACCTCGCGCACCCGCGCCTGGACCGCCGCCCGCCGGGCGGACTCCCGCGCCTGCGCCTGGAGGCGCACGTAGACCAGCACGAGCAGGCACAACACCAGGACCAGGGGCAGCAGCAGCCGGAACATGGTCGCAGCCTAGGCCCCGGCCCAGGCGATTTTCCTGCCGCCGCAGGACTCCGGTACCCTCTCCCGCGGTGGCGTGTCCGAGCGGCCGAAGGTGCAACACTCGAAATGTTGTGTGGGGTCAAACCCACCGTGGGTTCAAATCCCACCGCCACCGCCATGTGATCTCGCAAGAGATAGGAAAGATCCGAACCCTCAGTGGGGGTTCGGATCTTTCGCGTTTCGGGGTTGGTAGTCCTTGCTGGTGTCGATGGTGAGCTCGCGTAGGAGTTCGCCGGTGATGGCGTTGATGACGCGGACGTCGAGGTCCTGGACGAGCAGGATGACGTGGGTTCGGTTGTGGGTTCGGCCGACGCCGATGTGTCTGAGTTGGCCGGCCACGCGCAGGGTGACGGTGCCGGACTTGTCGACGCGGTCGTGCCGGATCCGGTCGTGGGTCTGTGCGTCGCGGCTGGGGCCTGGGACGGCTTTGGGCATGGTGTCGTAGAGCGCTGCTGGGGTGGCGCGGTGGGGCAGGGATCGGTGCGGCCGGTGCTGGTTGTATTCGGCGGCGAATCGGTCGAGCAGGGTCTGGAGCTGGTCGATGGTGGCGGGTTGGTCGGGTTGGGCGCGGAGCCACTTCTTCATGGTCTGCTGGAACCGCTCGACCTTGCCGCAGGTGGTGGGATGGTTGGGCCGGGAGTTCTTCTGGACCACGTGCCAGTCGCGTAGTTGCTGCTCGAAGCCGTTGCGGCCGCCTTGGCGGCCGTGGCCGGCCAGGCGGACGGTGTAGACCATCCCGTTGTCGGTCAGGGTGGATCCGGGTATGCCGTGCTGACCTGCGGCTTTGCGGAACGTGTTGAGGACGATCGGGGTGGTGATCGCCCGGTGCGCGGACACGTGGAGGGCGTAGCGGGTGCAGTCGTCGAGCCAAGTGATGATCTCGATGCCCTTGGGGAAGGTCGTGGTGTCGGTCAACGGGTAGTGGGTGAAGTCGGACTGCCAGGT containing:
- a CDS encoding integrase core domain-containing protein, encoding MSKARLIITAVVLEGRPQADVARSYDVSPSWVSKLMARYRTESDAAFEPRSRRPHTNPTAIPTQTADLILELRDKLTTAGHDAGPDTIAWHLTQHHHTTVSVATISRYLTRAGLVTPEPKKKPKASYIRFQAAMPNETWQSDFTHYPLTDTTTFPKGIEIITWLDDCTRYALHVSAHRAITTPIVLNTFRKAAGQHGIPGSTLTDNGMVYTVRLAGHGRQGGRNGFEQQLRDWHVVQKNSRPNHPTTCGKVERFQQTMKKWLRAQPDQPATIDQLQTLLDRFAAEYNQHRPHRSLPHRATPAALYDTMPKAVPGPSRDAQTHDRIRHDRVDKSGTVTLRVAGQLRHIGVGRTHNRTHVILLVQDLDVRVINAITGELLRELTIDTSKDYQPRNAKDPNPH